A window of Acidobacteriota bacterium contains these coding sequences:
- a CDS encoding Txe/YoeB family addiction module toxin — MSDRRAVFSTHFLKDLEYWTRTDRRTANRLLRLVRRILKAPFGGIGKPEPLKRELAGLWSRRLTQEHRVVYEVVKYEVRFLQARYHY; from the coding sequence ATGAGTGACCGGCGAGCGGTCTTTTCGACCCATTTCCTGAAGGACCTGGAATATTGGACGCGTACCGATCGCAGGACTGCGAATCGTTTGCTGCGTCTCGTCCGCCGGATCCTGAAGGCTCCCTTTGGTGGTATCGGCAAGCCCGAACCACTCAAGCGTGAGTTGGCCGGGTTGTGGTCCCGCCGCCTCACCCAGGAACACCGCGTCGTCTACGAGGTGGTGAAGTACGAGGTCCGTTTCCTGCAGGCTCGGTACCACTACTGA
- a CDS encoding type II toxin-antitoxin system prevent-host-death family antitoxin codes for MPRVTTYSDLRAHLKSHCDRVAETGEPLIVRRRGGADVALVSLEELSGLEETAHLLRSPENARRLWESIEEVRSGNGVVMTVAELRSKFGLDE; via the coding sequence ATGCCTCGAGTCACGACCTATTCCGATCTCCGTGCCCATCTCAAGAGCCATTGCGACCGGGTCGCCGAAACCGGAGAACCGCTCATCGTCAGGCGCCGAGGGGGCGCCGATGTGGCGTTGGTCAGCCTGGAAGAGTTGTCCGGGCTGGAAGAAACGGCTCATTTGCTGCGATCCCCCGAAAACGCTCGACGATTATGGGAGTCAATTGAAGAAGTCCGGTCCGGGAATGGTGTCGTCATGACGGTTGCGGAGCTCCGCAGCAAGTTCGGTCTCGATGAGTGA
- a CDS encoding Arc family DNA-binding protein: MATVHVRRLDQDVVERLKRRAVANHRSLESEIRHILSAASEDQMAAKRKSFEDLAVRLRERTQGRNQTPSEVLIRQDRDRGHRVV, from the coding sequence ATGGCAACCGTTCACGTGCGCCGATTGGATCAGGATGTCGTGGAACGTCTCAAGCGGCGTGCCGTCGCAAATCATCGGTCCTTGGAAAGTGAAATCCGGCATATCCTTTCGGCGGCTTCTGAGGATCAGATGGCGGCGAAACGGAAATCCTTCGAAGATCTGGCAGTGCGACTCAGGGAACGCACCCAGGGACGGAACCAGACTCCCTCCGAGGTTCTCATTCGGCAGGATCGGGATAGAGGACATCGGGTGGTCTGA
- a CDS encoding type II toxin-antitoxin system VapC family toxin, whose amino-acid sequence MRLVVDASVAVKWLVAEEDTEAANRLLLGSHELHAPRLLASEVANALWRKVRLGEIRHGDAGLLAAAVTDMPLRWSDDERVCADSIRLALELERPVYDCVYLALGHRIGATLVTADIRFANAMKTTVHGGDVVTLTDLVIDSN is encoded by the coding sequence ATGCGTCTGGTCGTCGACGCCAGCGTGGCGGTCAAGTGGCTGGTCGCGGAAGAGGATACTGAAGCGGCGAACCGGCTGCTTCTAGGCAGCCATGAATTGCATGCTCCACGCCTGCTGGCATCTGAGGTCGCCAATGCGCTGTGGCGCAAGGTTCGGCTAGGTGAGATACGCCACGGCGATGCCGGGTTGCTTGCGGCGGCCGTGACCGATATGCCACTCCGTTGGTCCGACGACGAACGTGTTTGCGCGGACTCGATTCGGCTCGCGCTCGAACTTGAGCGGCCCGTCTATGATTGCGTGTATCTCGCGCTCGGACATCGCATCGGCGCCACACTCGTGACGGCGGATATCCGCTTCGCGAATGCAATGAAAACGACCGTTCACGGGGGCGATGTGGTGACGCTGACGGACCTCGTCATCGATTCGAACTGA
- a CDS encoding sialidase family protein, which translates to MSFKESLQRREFLKRGSALAAVLSTASAAAQYNGDPGEPNPHTQPAPNRRDIIIYRDPFAYCSHASIVRLANGEWVTAFNECQKIKPYTHPPGDPHFHNLVSRSDDEGRTWSPPEAAPNWDWYGVECPGLAQLQDGTVVLNQWQFLWYPLAQGRKLASQGEKIWLRTSRKQGWLPAASDSDFDRSLYPWARANSGCYVHLSSDGGRTWDRTVRIPTEPYIGGYTPRGVAQLQDGTVLMVTADHPLNHTAYAVRSRDGGLTWTPPVAVANAGDGMLSEPTAAVLPSGKVVAMMRSHTRYLHQSESSDGGSTWTPVRKTPIFGYPGHLLRLADGRLLVTYGHRRSPFGIRACQSRDNGQSWDYGQEYLIRGDFPNRNLGYPVTIEYRPGHLFTVYYGEEPDGVTSIQGSYWEIPS; encoded by the coding sequence ATGTCATTCAAGGAATCATTGCAACGAAGAGAGTTTCTGAAACGGGGCAGCGCCTTGGCGGCGGTCCTCTCCACGGCTTCGGCCGCAGCCCAATACAACGGCGATCCCGGCGAGCCCAATCCCCACACGCAGCCGGCCCCGAACCGCCGGGACATCATCATCTACCGCGACCCTTTCGCCTACTGCTCCCATGCTTCCATCGTGCGCCTGGCCAACGGGGAGTGGGTCACCGCCTTCAACGAGTGCCAGAAAATCAAACCGTATACCCATCCGCCGGGTGATCCCCACTTCCACAACCTGGTTTCCCGCTCCGACGACGAGGGCCGCACCTGGAGCCCTCCGGAGGCCGCTCCCAACTGGGACTGGTACGGGGTGGAGTGTCCGGGCCTGGCCCAACTTCAGGACGGGACGGTGGTCCTGAACCAGTGGCAGTTCCTCTGGTATCCCCTGGCGCAGGGGCGGAAACTCGCCTCCCAGGGAGAAAAGATCTGGCTCAGAACCAGCCGCAAGCAGGGCTGGCTGCCGGCAGCTTCCGACTCCGATTTTGACCGGAGCCTCTACCCCTGGGCCCGGGCCAACAGCGGCTGCTACGTCCACCTGAGCTCCGACGGAGGCCGGACCTGGGACCGTACGGTCCGGATTCCCACCGAACCCTACATCGGAGGCTACACGCCCCGGGGCGTGGCTCAACTGCAGGACGGAACCGTCCTCATGGTCACCGCGGACCACCCGCTGAATCACACGGCCTACGCGGTGCGGTCCCGGGACGGTGGATTGACCTGGACCCCGCCGGTGGCCGTCGCGAATGCGGGAGACGGCATGTTGTCCGAACCCACGGCGGCGGTTCTCCCCAGCGGCAAGGTGGTGGCCATGATGCGAAGCCACACGCGCTACCTTCACCAGAGCGAGTCTTCCGACGGGGGATCGACCTGGACACCCGTGCGCAAGACCCCCATCTTCGGCTACCCGGGACATCTGCTGCGCCTTGCGGACGGCCGGCTGCTGGTCACCTACGGCCATCGCCGCTCTCCCTTCGGCATCCGGGCCTGCCAGAGCCGGGACAACGGCCAATCCTGGGACTACGGGCAGGAATACCTGATCCGTGGCGATTTCCCGAACCGGAACCTGGGCTATCCGGTGACCATCGAGTACCGGCCCGGGCATCTGTTCACCGTCTACTACGGTGAAGAACCGGACGGGGTCACCAGCATCCAGGGCTCCTACTGGGAGATTCCCAGCTAA
- a CDS encoding CRTAC1 family protein — protein sequence MLQTLREVADRAAAGDLYLGDGVVRKFRRQLEELNQSPSVPGTPSYWMDLNRWNVLLELGVAEVRFGEEKAGIEHLKAAYNLLPSVRDRLQRSKVDQTIFELGVAYMRMGETQNCVVQHGAERCILPLRGEGIHALPEGSTQAIRYFTEVLESSPSGKDYGYYFPSLWLLNVAYMTLDQYPDGVPARYRIPESKFQTRIPFQRFRNISQKLGLDSFNLAGGAIVDDFDGDGYLDILTSTWDLSGPMVYFRNNADGTFREISSEAGLEGIWGGLNLLQADYDNDGHVDVLVLRGAWSGKEGEQPNSLLRNRGDGTFQDVTYEAGLAEVSYPTQVAGWADYDNDGDLDLFVGNESLGDYRAPWQLFRNQGDGTFQDVAAQAGVKNYFFTKGVAWGDYDGDRYPDLYVSNYRDPNRLFRNRGDGTFEDVTAKLKVEDPEESFPAWFWDYNNDGHLDLFVSSYAGHIGHQARHHIGLPPEFEQARLYEGNGQGGFRDVARERNLEVPMQPMGSNFGDLNNDGWLDFYLGTGDPSLASIVPNLMFLSQGGQRFEDVTIAGGFGHLQKGHGVAFADLDNDGDLDVFEQMGGAFPVDGYSDALYENPGTGNHWLAIKLVGRESNASAIGARIRVRIMEGGASRSIYRHVNSGGSFGCNPLRQTIGLGQATSASEVEIFWPTTGKTQRLGEVSSDQLIRVVEGEEGFQRVPLKRLRF from the coding sequence ATGCTCCAAACTCTTCGGGAGGTGGCAGACAGGGCGGCTGCGGGCGACCTTTACCTGGGTGATGGGGTCGTGCGCAAATTCCGCCGCCAGTTGGAAGAACTGAACCAGAGCCCTTCAGTCCCCGGGACTCCCTCCTATTGGATGGACCTGAACCGGTGGAACGTGCTGTTGGAACTGGGAGTCGCCGAGGTCCGGTTCGGTGAAGAGAAGGCCGGCATCGAGCACCTGAAGGCGGCTTACAATCTCCTTCCCAGTGTCCGCGACCGGCTCCAGCGGTCCAAGGTGGACCAGACCATCTTCGAACTGGGCGTGGCCTACATGCGGATGGGCGAGACCCAGAACTGTGTCGTTCAACACGGCGCCGAGCGCTGCATCCTCCCGCTTCGGGGAGAAGGGATCCACGCCCTACCGGAGGGGTCCACCCAGGCGATCCGGTATTTCACGGAAGTGCTGGAGTCTTCTCCTTCGGGAAAGGACTACGGATACTACTTTCCTTCCCTCTGGCTCCTGAACGTTGCCTACATGACGCTGGACCAATATCCGGATGGCGTGCCGGCCCGCTACCGGATTCCCGAATCGAAGTTTCAGACCCGTATCCCGTTCCAACGTTTTCGCAACATCTCCCAGAAACTGGGATTGGACAGCTTCAATCTGGCCGGCGGCGCCATCGTGGACGACTTCGACGGGGACGGATACCTGGACATCTTGACCTCAACCTGGGATCTCAGCGGCCCCATGGTCTACTTTCGCAACAACGCAGACGGGACCTTTCGGGAGATCTCCAGCGAAGCCGGTCTGGAGGGCATCTGGGGCGGCCTCAACCTGCTGCAGGCCGACTACGACAACGACGGCCACGTGGACGTCCTCGTCCTGCGGGGGGCATGGTCCGGCAAGGAGGGAGAGCAGCCCAACTCACTTCTGAGAAACCGCGGAGACGGGACCTTCCAGGACGTCACCTACGAAGCCGGACTGGCCGAGGTCTCCTATCCGACTCAGGTGGCCGGCTGGGCCGACTACGACAACGACGGCGATCTGGACCTGTTCGTGGGAAACGAATCCCTGGGGGATTACCGGGCGCCCTGGCAACTGTTCCGGAATCAGGGGGACGGCACCTTTCAGGACGTGGCCGCGCAGGCCGGCGTCAAGAACTACTTCTTCACCAAGGGGGTCGCCTGGGGAGACTACGATGGAGACCGCTATCCGGACCTTTACGTCTCCAACTACCGGGACCCGAACCGGCTCTTCCGGAACCGGGGAGACGGAACCTTCGAGGACGTCACGGCCAAGCTGAAGGTGGAAGATCCGGAGGAGAGCTTCCCGGCCTGGTTCTGGGACTACAACAACGACGGCCATCTGGACCTGTTCGTCTCCAGCTATGCGGGGCACATCGGCCACCAGGCCCGTCACCATATCGGGCTCCCCCCGGAATTCGAACAAGCCCGTCTCTACGAGGGCAACGGACAAGGCGGTTTTCGGGACGTGGCCCGCGAGCGGAATCTGGAAGTACCCATGCAGCCCATGGGGTCCAACTTCGGAGACCTGAACAACGACGGCTGGCTGGACTTCTACCTGGGTACCGGGGATCCCAGTCTCGCCAGCATCGTCCCCAACCTCATGTTCCTGAGCCAGGGTGGGCAACGGTTCGAGGACGTGACCATCGCCGGCGGGTTCGGTCATCTCCAGAAGGGTCATGGCGTCGCTTTCGCCGATCTCGACAACGACGGCGACCTGGATGTCTTCGAGCAGATGGGAGGCGCCTTCCCGGTGGACGGCTACAGCGACGCCCTCTACGAGAACCCGGGCACCGGCAACCACTGGCTTGCCATCAAACTGGTGGGCCGCGAGTCCAACGCTTCCGCCATCGGCGCCCGGATCCGGGTGCGGATCATGGAAGGGGGCGCGAGTCGATCAATCTACCGGCACGTCAACAGTGGAGGCAGCTTCGGGTGCAACCCCTTGCGTCAGACCATCGGTCTCGGTCAGGCCACTTCGGCCAGCGAGGTCGAGATCTTCTGGCCCACGACGGGCAAGACCCAGCGTCTCGGTGAGGTCAGTTCGGATCAGTTGATCCGGGTGGTCGAAGGTGAGGAAGGGTTCCAGCGAGTGCCGCTGAAGCGGCTCCGATTCTGA
- a CDS encoding beta-galactosidase trimerization domain-containing protein — MEDGAMWGFIAVLVLLFSGSCGPGGEPGGAPPETAGSERPEWLDEEPIIIVGGWDDMLLFRRRVGSLREWHDEAYEQAHTEERVLQLKELGVTMAVLHFYKGFGLEAEAEHLADARKLAELCRKHGIRVGVYVGSTVAYETFLLEKPEAEAWFVPDYMGQPVHYGRTQTFRKRVYFAHPGYKEYIRKVVRMAVEDFQADLIHFDNTSTQARRPMFFHPLAIQDFREFLERKYTPEALKRRLGFNDLRYVTPPAHEAPLSTITDPLFQEWADFRCHQLTEYYREMKEYIRGLNPQVAVENNPHIGMSGVNTVWEQGVDYPRLLEHTDIVWTEEGNDAGISPDGVLISKIRSYKTATGLGNKIFSYTFRTPLMVAEAMAYNRGCLGMVGGIQEYPDPPPAHRRYIRFYRDRFDHYRKPESAADVAVLHSYATMAFNNDRPYQSTYLFEQALIQAKVPFDIVFDRHLSDLSRYRVLVLADQECLSDEQMDQIRDFVKRGGGLVATEHTSLLTPWRSRRLDFGLADLFAVQAPEFVPWPPRPEAILAIDPVRRREGEGRVVYLPEVKPSVEKPATEPMKSQYWHLPVNWEEMVEFVRWAGGNDPLLEVEAPLTVTAELLRQERENRLLLHLVNYGVKENPLVRDLQINLRSGTGTVRKIYTLSPDGGEISDLEFRAEGNRIRCTLPRLETYTLVVIQL, encoded by the coding sequence ATGGAAGATGGTGCGATGTGGGGTTTCATAGCGGTACTGGTTCTTTTATTTTCCGGTTCCTGCGGTCCGGGAGGCGAACCGGGTGGGGCTCCTCCGGAGACGGCGGGTTCGGAAAGACCGGAGTGGCTGGACGAGGAGCCCATCATCATCGTGGGGGGCTGGGACGACATGCTGCTCTTTCGGCGGCGGGTGGGCAGTCTGAGGGAGTGGCACGACGAGGCGTACGAGCAGGCCCACACCGAGGAGCGGGTCCTCCAGTTGAAGGAACTGGGCGTCACCATGGCCGTGCTCCACTTCTACAAGGGCTTCGGGCTCGAGGCCGAGGCGGAGCATCTGGCCGACGCCCGCAAGTTGGCCGAACTGTGCCGCAAGCACGGCATCCGCGTGGGCGTCTACGTCGGAAGCACCGTCGCCTACGAGACTTTCCTCCTGGAGAAGCCGGAGGCCGAAGCCTGGTTCGTGCCCGACTACATGGGGCAGCCGGTTCACTATGGACGGACCCAGACGTTCCGCAAGCGGGTCTACTTCGCCCATCCCGGCTACAAGGAGTACATCCGGAAGGTGGTCCGCATGGCGGTGGAGGACTTCCAGGCGGACCTGATCCACTTCGACAACACCAGCACGCAGGCCCGCAGGCCCATGTTCTTCCATCCCCTGGCTATCCAGGACTTCCGGGAGTTTCTGGAACGCAAATACACGCCGGAGGCCTTGAAGCGGCGCCTGGGATTCAACGATCTCCGCTACGTCACCCCGCCGGCGCACGAGGCCCCTCTCTCCACCATCACCGATCCCCTCTTCCAGGAGTGGGCCGACTTCCGCTGCCATCAGTTGACCGAGTACTACCGGGAGATGAAGGAATACATCCGCGGGCTCAATCCGCAGGTTGCGGTGGAGAACAACCCGCATATCGGCATGTCGGGCGTGAACACCGTCTGGGAGCAGGGGGTGGACTATCCTCGTCTCCTGGAGCATACGGACATCGTCTGGACGGAGGAGGGCAACGACGCCGGGATCAGCCCCGACGGGGTGCTGATCTCCAAGATCCGGAGCTACAAGACGGCCACCGGCCTGGGAAACAAGATCTTCAGCTACACCTTTCGGACTCCCCTGATGGTGGCCGAAGCCATGGCCTACAACCGGGGTTGCCTGGGGATGGTGGGAGGCATCCAGGAATATCCCGATCCACCGCCGGCACATCGGCGCTATATTCGCTTCTACCGGGACCGGTTCGACCACTACCGGAAGCCGGAGAGCGCCGCCGACGTGGCCGTGCTCCACTCCTACGCCACCATGGCCTTCAACAACGACCGGCCCTACCAGAGCACCTATCTCTTCGAACAGGCCCTGATCCAGGCCAAGGTCCCCTTCGACATCGTCTTCGACCGCCATCTCTCCGATCTCTCCCGCTACCGGGTTCTGGTCCTGGCGGACCAGGAGTGCCTCAGCGACGAACAGATGGACCAGATCCGCGACTTCGTGAAGCGGGGAGGGGGATTGGTGGCCACCGAACACACCTCTCTGCTGACTCCGTGGAGAAGCCGCCGCCTCGACTTCGGACTGGCGGATCTCTTCGCCGTCCAGGCGCCGGAATTCGTGCCCTGGCCCCCTCGGCCCGAGGCGATTCTCGCCATCGATCCGGTCCGGCGCCGCGAAGGGGAAGGCCGGGTGGTTTACCTGCCGGAGGTGAAGCCGTCCGTGGAGAAGCCGGCCACGGAGCCCATGAAAAGCCAATATTGGCACCTCCCGGTCAACTGGGAGGAAATGGTGGAGTTCGTCCGTTGGGCGGGGGGCAACGATCCGCTCTTGGAAGTGGAGGCCCCGCTGACCGTCACCGCCGAGTTGCTGCGCCAGGAACGGGAGAACCGCCTGCTCCTGCATCTCGTCAACTACGGAGTGAAAGAGAACCCGCTGGTCCGGGACCTGCAGATCAACCTCCGATCGGGGACCGGGACGGTTCGGAAGATCTACACCCTGTCGCCCGACGGGGGAGAGATCTCCGACCTGGAGTTCCGAGCCGAAGGGAATCGGATCCGGTGCACGCTGCCCCGGCTGGAAACCTACACGCTGGTGGTGATTCAACTCTGA
- a CDS encoding phytanoyl-CoA dioxygenase family protein: protein MDASFTNSRESLERANRVPESHWYGLTRAQQIRSIELEGFVVIPDLLSEELMEEIRREISRVTTRPTDYSDHQRSCPNLQWTDSPRTTSVIAFPATVGFLEELLGDELICTSCTYTESRPGHPGIAIHTDSQPYGSKIFGVQASSPCLVRVLYYLDDLTPECSPFKVIPRSHLSLHRDANPYNRYLSHDDELMVTCRAGSAAIINQKVFHANFPNYSDRTRRMLAIAYRPTWAGPIEDVPDRDPERVAGLPPAVRKYFRSLNTRNIDFDLPNRPDNMAKHAAGISPGRWS, encoded by the coding sequence ATGGACGCATCTTTCACCAACAGTCGAGAAAGTCTGGAGCGTGCGAACCGGGTCCCGGAAAGCCATTGGTACGGTCTGACCCGCGCCCAACAGATTCGTTCCATCGAGTTGGAGGGTTTTGTCGTCATTCCGGATCTGCTGAGCGAGGAACTGATGGAGGAAATCCGCCGGGAGATCTCCAGAGTCACGACCCGGCCGACCGATTACAGCGACCATCAGCGAAGCTGTCCCAATCTGCAGTGGACCGACTCGCCTCGAACGACGTCGGTGATCGCCTTTCCGGCCACGGTAGGGTTCTTGGAGGAACTCTTGGGCGACGAGCTGATCTGCACCTCCTGCACCTACACCGAATCCAGGCCGGGTCACCCGGGAATCGCCATTCACACCGATTCCCAGCCCTACGGCTCCAAGATATTCGGAGTCCAGGCCAGCTCGCCCTGTTTGGTTCGCGTTCTCTATTACCTGGACGATCTCACTCCGGAGTGCTCCCCGTTCAAGGTGATCCCGCGCTCCCACCTTTCGCTCCACCGCGATGCCAACCCCTACAACCGCTATCTTTCCCACGACGATGAGTTGATGGTGACCTGCCGAGCCGGCTCGGCAGCGATCATCAACCAGAAGGTGTTTCATGCCAACTTTCCCAACTACAGCGACCGGACTCGCCGCATGCTGGCCATCGCCTACCGGCCCACTTGGGCGGGTCCTATAGAAGACGTTCCCGACCGCGACCCGGAGAGGGTGGCGGGTCTCCCTCCGGCCGTCCGAAAGTATTTCAGGAGCCTCAACACGCGGAACATCGATTTCGATCTGCCGAACCGCCCGGACAACATGGCGAAGCATGCAGCGGGCATTTCCCCCGGCCGTTGGAGCTGA
- a CDS encoding MBL fold metallo-hydrolase has product MRITILGTGSPTPSVKRAGSGYLVETPSEVFVFDCGPGSYRRFLETGKQPTEVTQLFVTHWHYDHCTDLPHYVLQRWDQGAGKIPELKIYGPRPIQRIVEALFDRDGVFDSDLQARTRNEASVALYHARGGTGTRERPRPVIAEAEHGAEFRGDHWTVRSIEVPHAQPYLRCLAYRLETEEYTLVYSGDSGPTDRMVSFSEGADVLIHMCHFLTGTEFNEAMARGCGSPGMIGRLARDAGVETVVLTHITGQIDRPGVREQVISEVREIFRGTVIFGEDLTVVSPESIGLAEAPL; this is encoded by the coding sequence ATGAGGATCACTATACTGGGTACCGGGTCGCCGACACCCTCGGTCAAGCGTGCCGGTTCCGGCTACCTGGTGGAAACGCCGTCAGAAGTTTTTGTGTTCGACTGCGGGCCCGGTTCCTACCGGCGTTTTCTCGAGACGGGGAAACAGCCGACCGAGGTCACACAACTCTTTGTGACCCACTGGCACTACGATCACTGCACTGATCTTCCCCACTATGTTCTTCAGCGCTGGGATCAGGGGGCAGGGAAGATTCCCGAGTTGAAGATCTATGGTCCCCGGCCGATCCAACGAATCGTGGAAGCCTTGTTTGATAGGGACGGGGTATTCGATTCCGATTTGCAGGCCCGGACCAGGAACGAAGCCAGCGTAGCGCTCTACCATGCCCGTGGCGGCACGGGGACAAGAGAACGGCCGCGGCCCGTCATTGCCGAGGCGGAGCATGGGGCCGAGTTTCGGGGAGACCATTGGACGGTTCGGTCCATTGAGGTCCCCCATGCTCAGCCGTATCTGCGGTGCTTGGCCTATCGTTTGGAAACGGAGGAGTACACTCTGGTTTACAGTGGAGACTCAGGTCCGACCGATCGCATGGTCTCCTTTTCGGAAGGTGCTGACGTTCTCATTCACATGTGCCACTTCCTCACGGGCACGGAGTTCAACGAGGCCATGGCGAGGGGTTGCGGGAGCCCCGGAATGATCGGCAGACTGGCCCGGGACGCGGGTGTCGAAACGGTCGTTCTGACTCATATTACGGGACAGATCGACAGGCCGGGAGTGCGAGAACAGGTCATCTCGGAAGTTCGTGAGATCTTTCGGGGCACGGTCATTTTTGGAGAAGATCTGACTGTCGTCTCCCCCGAATCGATTGGTCTCGCAGAAGCACCACTCTAA
- a CDS encoding Xaa-Pro peptidase family protein, protein MLFSPEEYQQRQNRIRAELQTARLDALLVSGDDNITYFAGIRSLLPRLIQTRPLFVLIPVSQDPVVLIHNSRVVDTRVNSPISEVRTYTTSDEVPYGCAPFAELADLLRERGLERGRIGAELGHDTRMGMPVGDFERLRARLPEAQFRDASDPIWKVRMRKSPAELELLKQSAEITGEARQRTFAQLKPGMTDGQVLNRFFREILEVGGDRPSFGFVAAGPLQPEIPLFGVPTGRPLEMGDLICLDGGCWVQDYSCDYDRLAVLGRPSHRQQDLYQRLRDLNDKMVELFRPGVSTAEVYEVYVAECRRHKLPNPGVIVGHGMGMLLGEPPRVAPWDETVLEPGIVCSSEPYFLPEDGPLVWEDLLVITESGHELLTTESPDLFVVD, encoded by the coding sequence ATGTTGTTTTCTCCCGAAGAATATCAACAACGTCAGAACAGGATTCGAGCAGAATTGCAGACTGCCCGTCTGGACGCCCTTCTGGTCAGCGGGGACGACAACATCACCTACTTTGCCGGCATCCGTTCCCTCCTGCCCCGTTTGATCCAGACCCGCCCTCTCTTCGTTCTGATCCCCGTCAGCCAAGATCCGGTCGTACTGATCCATAATTCTCGAGTCGTCGACACCCGGGTCAATTCGCCCATCTCAGAGGTGAGAACGTATACGACTTCCGACGAAGTTCCTTATGGTTGTGCACCATTTGCCGAATTGGCGGATCTCCTTCGAGAACGCGGTCTGGAGCGTGGCAGAATCGGTGCAGAGCTGGGGCATGACACCAGAATGGGGATGCCCGTTGGAGACTTCGAGCGGCTGCGCGCGAGACTTCCGGAGGCGCAGTTTCGGGATGCCTCGGATCCAATCTGGAAGGTGCGCATGCGAAAGTCACCTGCCGAATTGGAGTTATTGAAGCAGTCCGCTGAGATCACGGGAGAGGCACGGCAGCGGACATTCGCCCAGTTAAAGCCCGGCATGACGGATGGGCAGGTCCTGAATCGCTTCTTCCGGGAAATCCTCGAGGTGGGGGGTGACCGCCCGTCGTTCGGGTTTGTGGCGGCGGGTCCGCTGCAACCGGAAATTCCACTATTTGGAGTGCCCACGGGCCGGCCGCTCGAAATGGGGGACCTCATCTGTCTGGACGGAGGGTGCTGGGTGCAGGATTATAGTTGCGATTACGATCGCCTGGCCGTTCTAGGCCGTCCGAGTCACCGGCAGCAGGACCTGTACCAAAGGCTGCGTGATTTGAACGACAAAATGGTGGAATTATTTCGTCCCGGCGTGAGCACGGCCGAAGTCTATGAGGTTTATGTCGCCGAGTGTCGCCGACACAAACTTCCGAATCCAGGAGTCATCGTGGGGCATGGAATGGGCATGCTTTTGGGTGAGCCTCCCAGGGTCGCCCCCTGGGATGAAACGGTCTTGGAACCGGGAATCGTCTGTAGCAGCGAGCCCTATTTCCTGCCGGAGGATGGTCCTCTGGTTTGGGAGGACCTTTTGGTCATCACCGAATCCGGTCACGAACTCCTGACGACGGAGAGTCCGGATCTTTTCGTGGTTGATTAG
- a CDS encoding amidohydrolase family protein translates to MNRRGFLTGCLGGLASGWVSRRIAAEPSPRPIVVDAHVHAGYMGMWGQREISFEETLTAADAAGIDKLCVSSTLSLTLDMKEGNQAVYELMQRYPDRVIGFAALPSPYFGQQGLDEIRRAVEYYGMKGIGELVTRPTYPADLPGWTALLETAADLHVPVLLHAVAGPCARVAEAVPEATILLAHMGAGNGIAPNEWSDAIEMAKLHPNVYLETAQSDTSYGQMELAVQELGPERIVFGTDSPLLDPAVQKAKITGSDITSKAKDLILGPNLARILDISPSL, encoded by the coding sequence GTGAACCGAAGAGGGTTTTTGACTGGCTGCCTCGGCGGTCTTGCATCCGGATGGGTCAGCCGTCGAATTGCTGCCGAGCCAAGCCCCCGACCCATAGTCGTCGATGCCCACGTCCACGCCGGCTACATGGGCATGTGGGGCCAGCGCGAGATCTCTTTCGAAGAGACCCTGACAGCGGCTGATGCAGCGGGGATCGACAAATTGTGCGTCTCGTCCACATTGTCGTTGACATTGGACATGAAGGAAGGCAACCAAGCTGTCTACGAGTTAATGCAACGTTACCCGGACAGGGTGATCGGGTTCGCCGCCCTTCCCAGTCCATACTTTGGGCAGCAGGGACTCGACGAGATCAGACGCGCCGTCGAGTACTACGGAATGAAAGGGATTGGAGAACTTGTAACCAGACCAACTTACCCAGCGGACCTGCCCGGCTGGACGGCGCTGTTGGAAACGGCGGCGGATCTGCATGTCCCCGTTCTTTTGCATGCTGTCGCCGGCCCTTGTGCCCGCGTTGCCGAAGCCGTGCCAGAGGCGACCATCCTGCTTGCCCATATGGGCGCCGGCAACGGAATCGCTCCCAACGAGTGGTCGGATGCCATCGAAATGGCCAAGCTCCACCCCAACGTCTACCTTGAAACGGCCCAGTCGGACACCTCATATGGCCAGATGGAACTGGCGGTCCAGGAATTGGGTCCGGAACGGATCGTCTTTGGGACCGATTCGCCATTGCTCGACCCGGCCGTACAGAAAGCGAAAATAACGGGTTCGGACATCACCTCCAAGGCGAAGGATCTCATCCTGGGCCCCAACCTGGCCCGGATTTTGGACATCTCTCCGAGCCTTTGA